GGTGACTAACTGTGGACGCTCAGCAGTGATAAGCTTTGTGTATTTTTCTAGGAGCCCGTGACTACCAGGAGATTTCAGAAGCTGTTCATTAGCCACACAGGTGCCACGGGTGAGCAGCTACTGAACCAGGTTAGGAGCCACTAATATGAAATCACCAAGCATGGGCTTTATATCTGGACACACAAGCCATTTTCTAATCTACTGTGAatacaaaattacatttccattTCAATCTACAGCTGATTATGATTTTCTATACCTTTCAAGTGTCTCAATTCTGTAATCATGGAAGAAATACCCAGTTCTCACCCCCCTGCTcctgtaatgctggccatacactatacgaaaaataggccgaaattcggtcatttagacagttcgttcgtttttggccagttaatgggcacaaaatcgataattgtTTGGAtgttttttgagccgaaaaaatgaAAGACAAGTTTGGAATTTTTCTACCGAACGAACGATAATTTGCAAGATTAAtatgtttcccgtccgaactgtctgcactaggtatatgtaaacaaaaaaaacaaaacatgtatttatttatgtccactgaacgatttgtcggtcattacatgatggcaccatcgtttgcgctcacgaccgtatgttcgtttttcgaaaaaaaattgcccgATTTTTCGTATAGCGTATGGCCAGCATAAAAGGGTCTCACTGCTTTTTCCCAGGAAGTATGCACAAAGATTTGGGTAAAATTGGCACccccatttattacatttttattgcattattgcaagtatttctttggtgaaatacttgtctttttttttttttttctttgtaagttTGCTTTACAAACCAGAAACTGTTTCTCCCGCTAGTCGCTTGTTCTGAATATGCACATTCCTGGTGTGATCAGTTGTGGGTTGGGCTCTTCTTATACTTCCTTTGTCTTGTTTTATGCAGCTATACAAATGTGCTTATATTCCTTTGTAACACAGACTAAGAGCATGACAGGTGAGGCCGGTGCTAATATatggaataaataaaaatgtatgtcaaACCTAAAACTTTATTCAAGTATGTTTGCAATTATGTTTCAcagttttcttaaccacttaaggaccggaccaatatgctgctaaatgacccaaggggtttttacaattcggcactgtgtcgctttaacagacaattgcgcggtcgtgcgacgtggctcccaaacaaaattggcgtccttttttccccacaaatagagctttcttttggtggtatttgatcacctctgcggtttttattttttgcgctataaacaaaaatagagcaacaattttgaaaaaaaatgcaatattttttactttttgctataataaatatccaccaaaaacatatatatataaaaaaaaaaaatttcctcagtttaggccgatacgtattcttctacctatttttggtaaaaaaatcgcaataagcgtttatcgattggtttgcgcaaaattgatagcgtttacaaaataggggatagttttattttattttttttactactaatggcggcgatcagcgatttttttcgtgactgcgacattatggcggacacttcggacaattttgacacatttttgggaccattgtcattttcacagcaaaaaatgcatttaaattgcattgtttattgtgaaaatgacagttgcagtttgggagttaaccacagggggcgctgtaggagttatgtttcacctagtgtgtgtttacaactgtaagggggtgtggctgtaggtgtgacatcatcgatcgagtctccgtataaaagggatcactcgatcgatgcagccgccacagtgaagcacggggaagccgtgtttacatacgtctatccccgttcttcagctccggggagcgatcgcgacggggcggctagaaacgaatagccgcgccctcgtcccggatcgctcctgaagccacgggaaccgccgcatgtacggggggggggggggtcccgatcggacccacgtctaggcagggacatacaggtacgccaatgtgcctgtccgtgccattctgccgacgtaaatgtacatgcggcggtccggaagtggttaagaaatactCTTTGTAAAACTGTGTCAACATTTCTAACCAGGAGATTCCATGTTACATCAAATTGGGCGACCCGTCAGATttcgtaacggaagtgacgttctgtcgccaccatcttggtacaccccacaatCAGCCACATTAAGCCTACAGTCTGAAGTCGCCAagtggacatctttttacacccaccgaaatcttgcatttcacacttatttttaccactaaactgagcttatatcatgaaatacagtatttagaagtccGTGACACTGTTTTGCTGTTGACTTtaaaaagcagcggcaagccttcTGATCTCAcatgtttgctaatctgacagaagacCGCCGCTTTTAcaattaaataacaaaacagtgtcacagacttctaaatactgtggggcagatccacatacatacgctgcgcccggcgcagatgtaagatacgctacgccgctgtaacttacttgactttggtttgaatcctcaacaaatttgcggcgtaagttacggcggcgtagtgtatctctcgcggcataagggcgcggaattcaaattgggcggggagggggagtgtttcatttaaatgaagcgcgtccccgcgccgaacgaactgcgcatgcgccgtccgtaaaaactcccagggtgcattgctgcaaatgacgtcgcaagaacgtcattgttttcaacgtgaacgtaaatggcgtccagccccattcacggacgacttacgcaaacgaagtaaaattttcaaaattagacgcgggaacgacggccatacttaacattgagtacgccaccatatagcagctttaactatacgccggaaaaagccgaacggaaacgacgtaaaaaaatgtgacggccggtcgtacgttcgtggatcgtcggaaatagctaatttgcatactcgacgcggattacgacgggaacgccacccagcggaagccgaaaaattgcatctaagatccgacggcgtacgaagacgtacgcctgtcggatctaacacagatgccgtcgtatcttgttttgtggataccaaaacaaagatacgacgtgcaaaatttgaaattacgcggcgtatcaagagatacgccggcgtaatttctttgaggatctgcccctgtatttcTCGATATATACTCAGTttagtgtgaaatgcaagatttcggtgggtgtaaaaagatgtcctctTGGCGACTTTAGACTGTAGGCTTAGAGTGGCTGAGTGCGGGTGTACTAAGATGGCCTTGACTgaatgtcacttccgttacacgATTTTcatgggtcgcctaatctgacggaacacctgcCCTTTGCCGGTTGACAACGCTATACCACTGCCTGGCAAATTAGCAGCAGCGTTGTCAGCTTGCTCcatgagcaggggcggactgataacTCATGGGGACTCCAGCaacagaagattatggggcccctgggcttacagatggccaccatgccaggaggcagtgcagaggcgggtcagctaaaatctcgggattttcacatcaaaagcgtgTCGGTTTCGTACATATCATACTGTCCcttgttttactgagcctggcaaccctgatggggcccccttgtggcatggggccctcgggcagtgcccgagtgactcaatggtcagtccgcccctgtccatGAGCTTATTTAGTTAGAGTGCCTATCTgataggagagtcaggacgcccactaacacacagctcctttctctatctgcaatgtagagagcgttctgactctcctgtagtccaagggagggggcgagcatgacactccacaccagggagaaagccttgcattactgtgtggagttacagacagaagaacaggaagtgaggatttctcagaagaaataaggacatttacagttgtgttcaaaattattcaaccccccaatgctgtaaagggttttagggaatttagtgtacatttgtaattgtattcagaatgaaatcctacaaggacttcttaaagaaccatatgcaactaaaatgacatcaattggttttgtaatacagtagtaaatgtttattttgtgaattcttcatttacacaattattcaaccccttaaagactaccactctgaagaacagaggttcattgaagtgtattcaatcaggtattgaaaacacctgtggatgtcagggagcagcaataaagcctaataagcattaattaggcagctttaaaatgactgtgatactcagctccttctagacatttactggtgtggttacaaacatggtgaagtcaagagaatggtccaggaagacaagagaagaggtgattactcttcacaggaagggcaatggctataagaatattgaaaatatgttaaacataccaaaagacaccataggaagcatcattcgcaaattcaaggcaaagggcactgttgaaacgctacctggtcgtggcagaaagaagatgctgacttcgactgctgtgcgctacctgaagcgtagagtggagaaaagttcccgtgtgactgctgaggaactgagaaaagatttgtcagatgtgggtactgaagtttctgctcagacaaaacggcgcacactgcgtaatgaaggcctccatgccagaactcccaggtgcacccccttgctgtctccaaagaataagaagagtcgactgcagtatgcaaaaagtcatgtggacaaaccacagaagttttgggattgtgttctgtggactgatgaaactgtttgggcccatggatcaacgctatgtttggaggaggaagaacaaggcctatgatgaaaagaacaccttgcccactgtgaagcatggcaggGGTTCAATCacgctttggggctgttttgcttctgcaggtacagggaagcttcagcgtgtgcaaggtaccatgaattctcttcagtaccaggagatattggatgacaatgtgattcagtccgtcacaaacctgaggcttgggagacgttggacctttcaacaggacaatgttcccaagcatacctccaagtccactagagcatggttgcagataaaaggctggaacattttggagtggccatcgcagtcaccagacttaaatccgattgagaacctctggtgggacttaaagaaagcagttgcagtgcgcaagcctaagaatgtgactgaactggaggcttttgcccatgacgaatgggcgaagatacccgtagatcactgcaagacacttgtgtcaagctatgcttcacgtttaaaagctgttataactgtaaaaggatgttgtactaagtactaagattgaatgtcacttgggggttgaataaaactgataatgatgtgagcacagaaaagacatttgtggttatttcattataaatgttatgttatatttgtctgacctacacgtgcctctttgatttaattgtaagcaggatgactgaatgatcaaaatcaatgtcaaactggccaaaacaatcaatttcagtgggggttgaataattttgaatacaactgtaaaagcaaaatggaaggatgaggtaagtgaaggaggactgcactaaggtaaaggaagctatttaggaaaaaaaattgtacctttacaacccctttaaggagattacaatctaaggtccctaactcacattcatacatacacgaaccagggccaatttagacaggagccaaaaaCCCTCAAAGCATTGGGAGGAATATGGGAGGAAAACGGgggacctggaggaaacccacacaggcacagggagaacatgcaaggcAGGTAGTAGTACAAAATCGTTGAACATATTTTGCAGCATCTAAATTTGAACTTGAACTAATTGGAGATCTTAAAAAGCTGACCTAATGTCCCTTTTTGTTATCAATTTCTCTGTAGGAAAATACTGTCCTCACCACCGGGGCCGGAGTTCCCATTGGTGACAAACTTAATGTCCTTACGGCCGGCCCTCGGGGGCCACTGTTGATGCAGGATGTGGTGTTCATTGATGAGATGGCGCATTTTGGCCGGGAGAGGATCCCTGAGCGAGTGGTACACGCTAAAGGAGCAGGTGAGATATTGTACCACGGACCCTAAGATCAGCCTCTCTATCCCAGTTGTCTGGATTGGagagtgtaacggtcaccaccgtttacgacatttcattccaccaacccacgacagcttatctgacactccacaatctagcagacacgatccatcccatTCCCCAAATAACCGAGACACAAGCTctagttactggtttcaaaatgtatgaatgactttaatggttccttagctttcttatatacagtacagcatgttaaagttaatcacagggacaaagaactctccacccacacagtacacaatgggggggcttcaatacaccttctcttagacaatgacatccagtTGAGCTAATCATTAGTCATCTCCCAGACGTCCCTTCTCCGcaattagaggaggtaattactacagcttgataagtcacattccacatacaaaacagtggcccggattcaggtacgacttgcgcattatttgcggaggcacagggcaacgattttgccctacgcccccgcaaataatttgcgctgccctcgattcacggagccgtagctccgtaaattgcgagggcgcgccggcaaaattgcccggcgtaagcgcgcgcaatgtaaatgatcccgccgggggcgggaatcatttaaattaggcgcgctcccgcgccgagcgtacagcgcatgctccgtcgggaaactttcccgacgtgcattgcggcaaatgacgtcgcaaggacgtcatttgcttcaaagtgaacgtgaatggcgtccagcgccattcacgattcacttacgcaaacgacgtaaaattcgaacgtcgcgacgcgggaacgctgggtatcctatagcattggctgcgcctgctattaggatgtgtaacgttaagcgaaacccgacgtacgcaaactatgtaatttgcgtacgcagggctcgcgcaacgttgtgaatcagtgttagtatgcaatttgcatactatacacagatcacaatgggagcgccccctagcggtcatcgctagaatgcagcctaaaatctgcgtggcataagagcataagaactctggtttgtttggggtgaagcttggttttctgtgttttttgccATCCCTcaaaatttttgacactgcttggggacgtccctaaggtcaatgctgctgtgtccgtccatgaacggaagagaaaataggatttttgtactcaccgtaaaatccatttctctgagttcatggacggacacagcaacggcggatccaggggggggggcaacagggaaattgcccccccccgaggcaatcatgtcacattggctttaaaaaaaaaaaaaaaaaaaatttttttttttttttttttttttactatttttttttaaactgctttgtggcaacggcggatccaggggggggggcaacatggcaattgctccccccgaggcaatcatgtcacattggctttaaaaaaaaaaaaaaaaaaaattttttttttttttactatttttttttaaactgctttgtggcaacggcggatccaggggggggcaacatggcaacatggcaattgctctcccccccgaggcaatcatgtcacattggcttttaaactgctttgcggtgcctgcagctcccgctgccgagtctctaactctctctccctctctcatcaccagggctggtaggctgctttgagctgtagctgactgcagcactcccctctctcctgcgtgtatgacaccgggcatctctggctgtgtgtgagagctgggtctgtgttcggctgtgctgcctgtgctagacctgctcatgtgatagtagatggagatggaacactgattgaatcagtgttttgtctatcacacaagcccgtctagggtgggactttgctagagccgaacacagacctacagctcctgtttgttccatgacacacgtcgggagaggagatacctgctgtgtgtgatcgaggcaatgccatggtgagtgccatgcacagtgtggctgcattaatagacaaaagtggggctgcattcatatacagaagtggggctgcattcatagacaaaagtggggctgcattgatatacaaaagtgggtctgcattgatatacaaaagtgggtctgcattgatatacaaaagtgggactgcattaatatacaaaagtgggactgaatttatacacaaaggtggggctgcattcatatgcacagtgaggctgcaatggtgggcactgatgaggctgcattgatctcttgtaccatgtgtttagtctctgaccatcccttgtaccatgcctgcagtctctgaccatctcttataccacgtctgcagtctctgaccatcccttgtaccatgcctgcagtctctgaccatctcttataccacgtctgcagtctctgaccatcccttgtaccatgcctgcagtctctgaccatctcttataccacgtctgcagtctctgaccatctcttgtaccatgtctgcagtctctgaccatctcttgtaccatgtctgcagtctctgaccatctcttgtaccatgtctgcattctctgactatctcttgtaccatgtctgcagtctctgaccatctcttgtaccatgtctgcagtctctgaccatctcttgtaccatgtctgcagtctctgaccatctcttgtaccatgtctgcagtctctgaccatctcttgtaccatgtctgcagtctctgaccatctcttgtaccatgtctgcagtccctgacaatcgtctacaaactatgggatagatttatggcatttatatttaaatattttttactagtaatggcggcgatcattgattttttagcggtactgcaacattgcagcggacacatcggacacctaatagagttctgtaagcaacaccttattttctggcagtgcccctcccgagactagactctggatccgcccttgcctTTGTAGTGGAAACACAAATTGCACCTGAGAGGGGTTTTAaacattccccaaaaatatattcatAGATACATTTTACATGTGTTTTAAATACTgttagggccccgtacacacgaccgtttttcttggcagaattcagcaagaaactcgatgggagacgtattctgccgagaaaaccggtcgtatgtacacttttcgccaaggaaaccgacgaggatctcgtcgggccaaaaagagaacatgttctctatttcctcgttggccaatgggaaaatttggctcgccgagatcctcggcggcttcacaaggaactcgacgagcaaaacaatgtgttttgcccgtcgagtttctcggacgtgtgtgcggggccttagggccctttcacacgggcggacgaacggaccgtttattacaagtccgtttacggacttgtaatgtatccctatgggattgcagacgttagcggatgatggatccgctaacgtccgtaacgatccgcgtccgcaaagttccgctttttcagacggaagaaaaccctatttttcttccatctggtggaacggatcggatgaatacggacacacggtccgtattcatccgattccccataggggagagcagagcaaagacagggcggtctcttgacagtgtgcggggaccgccctgtccgccgacagctcagcggggatttacggaggacccccgctgagccgacggacacacacggggcggatcaatacggatccgctccgtgtgaaagggcccttacagttactacattttttttttataattgtctaATTTTACCTTGCAGATCAGGATTCTGAAAGATGACCAGCAGAAAAAGCCAACATGGGTGCTTTTTTGTATTGGACGGCACCGTCAATCTACCAATGGGaacatttcctttagatttaccttcaactatggaGCCTAACCATATAAAGAACAAATAAACACAGGCAGGACCCTAATGATGAGTAGCCAACTCATTACAAATGTTCAACCAACCATACAAATATACATACCTGGTTTATTTTGCAAACATACCAGATTTGATATAACCCTCATTCATTTCCACTTAGCCCTGTGTTGACCTGATCCCATCTTATTAAGTCAATGTTGCATTTCATTTTGCCCTGAGATTAACAGAACTCCAGCTTCAATACCAAACATAAATACAATACACAAACGCTAATAACGACATACAGATGTGACCTCAGGTATAATCTGTCTGTAGGTTTCTTCCATAAGAGACACAGACCTCTTAGGAGGTTCCTATTTATTCTCAAGGTTGTGTGTGCTGTTTGCAGAATCCCAGCTCAGGGAAGGAATTAAGGCTCCTGCTATACTGTGAAGAAGACTGGTATGTGGGAGAACATCAGACCTCAGAGCAGCAATTAACCCAGAGAGATGAAAGTCTGAGCTTCCAAATCCAGGCAATTTACTGCAAAGAAGCTGAACGAATGTACTGCTCATCTGCTCATGTATTTATTCCTGCTGTCCTGAATCTTCCAATCTTTCTCCCATTcacttaaagtgaccctgtccctATAGAGATGCAACTAAACTAAAGCCAGTCTGTAAAACAAAATGCTGTATAGGTATCTTTCCAGTAGCCTGTGTTTTAAAAACCCCTCTGCATCCCGCCCACTGCAGGTAACCTAAACTTCTGTCAAATGCTTGCTCCCCCCCACTGTGCACTGTAGTCTCTCCCACCAACTCCTACACCACTGGACATACACACCAATGGGAGGAACCACAGAGCATGGAAGGGGAACAGGTGTTTGACACTCCAAAAAGTGTAGGATATCTGCAGCACACAAGGTTCAACAAAACTGTGGAGTTTTAACACACAGGTCAaaggaaaggtaagtataaaacattttattttaaaggcTGGCTTTAACCCCAAAGAGCCAGATTAacgtttaggctgctttcaccaTGAGGTgtcggcgctttaccgtcgtttttgaATGGGCATCGCGGTTGTCGTTTTTGAATGAGCGGTGGCGCTTtgcaggcggttttaaccctttgtaTGTGCAGTTGgtagttttttttcttatatttacagtgcatccagaaagtattcacagcatttcactttttccacattttgttatgttatagcccaaaatggattaaattcattaatttcttcaaaattctacaaacaatatgaaagaagtttgtttgaaatctttgcaaatttcttaaaaataaaaaaaatcacatgtacataagcattcacagcctttgccaagacactcaaaattgagcttgggtacatcctgtttccactgatcatccttgagaatttttctcatgtgaggagccctgaccaatccccacttggtattggcagggggcaggcttcctatataagctgaggtaacagctcactggggaggagttgtcagcCGGGTGAAGTAGAGAATGGAGTCCTAGATAGCAGCAGGTGCCCCATCACTATCTGGGGGGGTGCAAGGCCCAGCGTAGGAgcccgggagagctgggagggagtctcatccttacacggtcattgAAGAGGTCTCCTGaaacagaggggctggagaagctaTTGGGACAGATGGACTTTTGGCCGGTGAAGGTCGGTGAGTGTGACACAGTGGatgttctggaagaggcatgccaagAGAGCTGGGTGCGaggacagggggaaaaaaattaataataaaattgacataaaactaacccctattttgtagacgctataacttttgcgcaaaccaatcataaacgcttattgcgattttttatcaaaaatatgtagaagaatacgtatcggcctaaaatgaggaaaacatttttttatatatatttgttggggatatttattatagcaaaaagtaaaaaatattgcttttttttccaaaattgtcgctctatttttgtttatagtgcaaaaattaaaaccgcagaggcaatcaaataccaccaaaaaaaaactatatttgtgagaaaaaaaggacgtcaattttgtttgggagctacgtcgcacgaccgcacaattgtcagttaaagcaacgcagtgcagaatcgcaaaaagtggcctggtctttggccagccaaatggtccagggcttaggTGGGCAAACACACTCAGAAAACCAAAACCAGACAGAAACAAAATCCATCCAAACACCAGCAAACAAAATATACAGTAAACATTAAGTTAGAAGTGAACCATAAACCAATGGACAGAAACCCTAacaagcaaactaactaaccaagTGACAGAAAACCTTACTAGCAAACTAACTATAATACAAAATGTGCAAACAAACAGGAAAGCATTGGTAAACAGAGTAAAACTGGAGGTGCAACGAACAGTAATAAGGGGAACCAGGACTGGAGTCAGGAACAATCGGAGCAGATAAGAGGCAGCAAGGTATTGGATACAGGTACAGAGCAGGGGCAGGCTCTGGCTCTGGCTTAGGCTCAGGCATGAAAAGGCTCAGGATAAATCAGCAAGAGATATCTGACTAGCAGGCAAAACACTGCAGCAAGAGGGAaatgtaaggccccatgcacacgagacgctgctaaactcgagttcagaggcatttgggcatttttttcaactgcccctgaacacatttaatgttatcctatgtgtccatgcacacaatcacgttttttggcgctTTAAAGCAGTTTTATGTCcgtttttcagacgcaaaattttgggttaagAAGCTTTCAGTTTtcacggtaaaacgccgctaatcgcggcaaaacgcggtaccggcatCAGGACAATATGCCAGCACTTGAATAGACAGCAAACAAGACAGATTTTATCTTGCAATTACAATTGGAGAGTACAATCTAAGAGAAAATATCCATAAATATTGATCAGTGGCTGTACACTATGTAAGCATTTTGGTTAGACTGTAATATAAGGGGAAGAGGCAAGGAAGGGTCtatctttgaaaaaaataaacattagagGTAATTATTTGagagacaatagccacaaatattgtGCAGTGGTTGAACAGTGCACCTTACGCTAAACAATGCATtctaaaacaaaaacatacataTGTATCACATTGTGCATATGCACTTTATACCTTCCTGTTTACTTATTAAAGTTTAATACTATGAATACTTGTGCATATTTACCAGAACTGatataaaatttgaaaaagttattcAGTCTGTCAAAAAGGCATTGCCGATTCTCTTAGCATCACTGATTGCCTATTACTGAACAATAGGAGTACTCACAATAAAGATTTCTTCCACAAGATGTAGAATGCACTTCCAGCAGAATCATGAAATGTACCCTAATAAAGCAATTATGGAAAGGTTGAAAAGGACAGGCTGGAAGATCAGGCCAGGATTCATTAGCTGGAATCTTCTTCTGAAGATGGAATAATGACTGTGTGCACAGGTGCTCTGCTACAGCTGTATGGGCATACATCTCTGCTTTACAAGGTCACTTAACACTGTATGTATAGTAGTAAACTGTGGAGGAGTGGACACAATAGAAAAGAACAACACTGTTGTAGCAGACAcagttaaggcccatacacacgatcagactttttgac
This window of the Rana temporaria chromosome 13, aRanTem1.1, whole genome shotgun sequence genome carries:
- the LOC120920034 gene encoding catalase-like isoform X2, which encodes MQQPSVPVQEPVTTRRFQKLFISHTGATGEQLLNQENTVLTTGAGVPIGDKLNVLTAGPRGPLLMQDVVFIDEMAHFGRERIPERVVHAKGADQDSER
- the LOC120920034 gene encoding catalase-like isoform X1, whose amino-acid sequence is MQQPSVPVQEPVTTRRFQKLFISHTGATGEQLLNQENTVLTTGAGVPIGDKLNVLTAGPRGPLLMQDVVFIDEMAHFGRERIPERVVHAKGAESQLREGIKAPAIL
- the LOC120920034 gene encoding catalase-like isoform X3, translating into MQQPSVPVQEPVTTRRFQKLFISHTGATGEQLLNQENTVLTTGAGVPIGDKLNVLTAGPRGPLLMQDVVFIDEMAHFGRERIPERVVHAKGAGENS
- the LOC120920034 gene encoding catalase-like isoform X4, with the protein product MQQPSVPVQENTVLTTGAGVPIGDKLNVLTAGPRGPLLMQDVVFIDEMAHFGRERIPERVVHAKGAESQLREGIKAPAIL